Proteins from a genomic interval of Polaribacter sejongensis:
- a CDS encoding DEAD/DEAH box helicase: MQFSELPLHKSILKAVAEERFHRPTQVQEKAIPLVLAKKNVIVSAQTGTGKTAAFALPIIQLLLDKEVEEDKKAKKKIKSLIITPTRELAIQILENFVSYSKYTDLKTTAVFGGVSLEPQKEILGEGVDVLVATPGRLIDLQLQGNIDLSAIEIFVLDEADLMLDMGFIADVKKIEALCPKQKQTLLFSATIPEKIDELAKRILKSPIKIEINPEETTAKNIGQLLYYLPKKNKTDLCLHLLRNTINGKIIIFRRTKFGVDKLEESLLKNGYKVTSIHGDKTQAIRNKAIEDFKDKKANILIATDVAARGIDITNVDAIINFDIPNIPETYIHRIGRTGRAGKSGIAFSFCSPDENAYIKLIETLIEKTIKVIAEHPYPIAPPKHRKKQPNTESKHNKGRKSEASKKNKKRWY, translated from the coding sequence ATGCAGTTTTCTGAATTACCTTTACATAAATCCATCTTAAAAGCAGTTGCTGAAGAGCGATTTCACAGACCAACCCAAGTACAAGAAAAAGCAATTCCTTTAGTTTTAGCTAAAAAAAACGTAATTGTTTCTGCACAAACAGGTACCGGAAAAACTGCTGCTTTTGCTTTGCCAATAATTCAACTTCTATTAGATAAAGAAGTAGAAGAGGATAAAAAAGCTAAAAAGAAGATAAAATCTTTAATTATAACACCAACTCGTGAGTTAGCAATACAAATTTTAGAAAATTTTGTAAGCTACAGCAAATACACCGATTTAAAAACTACTGCTGTTTTTGGTGGTGTATCTTTAGAACCTCAAAAAGAAATATTAGGTGAAGGTGTAGATGTTTTGGTTGCAACTCCTGGTAGATTAATTGATTTACAATTACAAGGAAACATCGATTTAAGTGCTATTGAAATTTTTGTATTAGATGAAGCAGATTTAATGTTAGACATGGGCTTTATTGCCGATGTTAAAAAAATAGAAGCATTATGTCCTAAGCAAAAACAAACATTACTTTTCTCTGCGACAATTCCAGAAAAAATAGATGAATTGGCTAAAAGGATTTTAAAAAGTCCTATTAAGATTGAAATAAATCCAGAAGAAACTACGGCAAAAAACATTGGTCAGTTATTGTATTATCTTCCAAAGAAAAACAAAACCGATTTATGTTTGCATTTGTTAAGAAACACCATAAACGGGAAAATAATTATTTTTAGACGTACCAAGTTTGGTGTAGATAAATTAGAGGAATCGCTACTTAAAAATGGCTATAAAGTTACAAGTATTCATGGTGATAAAACCCAAGCAATACGTAACAAAGCTATTGAAGATTTTAAAGATAAAAAAGCAAATATTTTAATTGCGACAGATGTTGCAGCACGTGGAATTGACATTACAAATGTAGATGCCATTATTAATTTTGATATTCCTAACATACCAGAAACGTATATTCATAGAATTGGTAGAACTGGTAGAGCTGGTAAATCTGGAATTGCTTTTTCTTTCTGTTCTCCAGATGAAAATGCTTATATTAAATTAATTGAAACGTTAATTGAAAAAACAATTAAAGTTATTGCAGAACATCCTTATCCTATTGCACCACCAAAACACAGAAAAAAACAGCCAAATACGGAAAGTAAACATAATAAAGGAAGAAAGTCTGAAGCTTCTAAGAAGAATAAAAAACGTTGGTATTAA